The Desulfuromonadaceae bacterium genome includes the window GGATATCATTATCGATCGAGGCGGGGATGCCGACGGTATGCACGCCGAGCTGGTGCAATACCCGCGCGCCGCGCAATGATCCGTCTCCGCCGATAATAACGAGCCCTTCCACCTCCAGGCGCCGCACAGTGGAAAGAGCCTGCTGCTGTCCCTCGGGGGTGAGCATCGCCGGACACCGGGCGCTCTGCAAAAAGGTGCCGCCGCGCTGGAGGATGCCACTGACCGAGCGGGTGGTCAACGGTTCGTGAAGTCCCTCGATCAGCCCCGCATAGCCCTTCATGATGCCGATGACCTCCATGTCATTGGCCAGGGCGGTGCGGACAACACCACGAATTGCCGCATTCATGCCCGAACAGTCGCCGCCACTGGTCAAAACTGCAATTCTTTTCATGTTTATGGTTCTCCATTCGTATCAATGTGCGTCCCTACGAAGTTAACCAGCCCGCACACGGTTTGTCAAAAGTCCATGTACATTCAGTCTTGTGCACCCTATAATGATTACAATTACTATAGTACCCAGTCACCCATAATCTTTCGCATCTTGCTTGTTCTTTGCCGCGTCAGCTACGTTCCGATTTCAGCTGCTTAGCTACGGCTAGGCAACAGAAATCGCGCCTTGCTGACACGTCAAAGCCCTGCGCAATCCCTCGAAATCCTATGGGTTGCAGGGTACTAACCGGAGGAAAGGACATATGTTGAAAATGTGCAGAATCGGAGCGATGGCTGTCGTATTGCTCCTCGGAGGACTTTCACTGGCCACGGCAGCGACCCTGGCAGAGAAGGTTCGTGAGTTTAACTTTGCGAATGGCCTGACGCTGCTGGTTGTCGAGCGTCACGATGTACCGACGATCAGTGCTTATATGACCATCGGTATCGGGTCTGTGGATGAAACCAGTGCCGAGCGTGGTGTTGCCCACTTGCTTGAACACATGCTTTTCAAAGGGACCAAAACCCTTGGCACGACTGATTACGCCAAAGAAAAACCACTGCTGGAAAAAATTGAGGCCGTCGGAGAGCAACTTGATCGCCTGCGCCGTGATCCCCGCAGCGATCCGCAGAAAGTTGCCGCGCTGGCCGATCAGCGCAGTCAGTTGCAACGGGAACATAAGAAATATGTTGTTAAAGACGAGTTCTCGCGCATTTACGCAGAAAATGGTGGCGTCGGGTATAACGCCTTTACCAGTACCGATCTGACCACCTATATGATCTCGCTGCCGTCCAACAAGATTGAACTGTGGGCGGCGATTGAATCCGACCGCATGAAACAGCCGGTGTTGCGTGAATTCTACACCGAACGCGATGTCATCCTCGAAGAGCGTCGTCGTTCCTACGAATCGAACCCCGAGCGCCTGCTCTACAGCACACTGGTCAACAGCGCTTACGCGATGCACCCCTACGGTCAACCGATTATCGGCTGGGAATCGGATGTCCGTGGTTTGACGCCGGAAAAGACCCGCAATTTTCTGCGGCACTATTATGCGCCGATCAATACTGTGATTGCGCTGGTCGGGGATATCGAGGCTGAATACGCGCGTGCCCTGGTCGATGATTATTTCGGCACGATTCCGTCCGGCACGCCGATTCCTCCGGTTGCCGCGCTGGAACCGGAGCAACGTGGTGAAAAGCGGGTAAACGTCCGTTTTGATGCCGAGCCGCAGGTGAAGATTGCCTTTCACAAAGAGACGCTCCCCGCCGCTGAGGATTATGTTTTTGATCTGATCGATGCCATTCTCTCGCAGGGGCGTTTGTCGCGACTGTATCAATCGCTGGTTCTTGAACAGCAGTTGGTGACCTCGGTAGCAACTTACGGCGCTCCCGGTTCCCGTTATCCAAATCTGTTTGTGATCAGCGCCACCCCGCGTTATCCGCACACTGCCGCGGAGGTTGAGGCGGCGATTTATCGTGAACTGCAACGACTTAAGGAGGAACTTGTCCCCGCTGCGGAGCTGGAAAGGGTCAAACGCCGTCTGGAGGTTGATCAGTTGCGCCACTTGCAGAGTAATTCCGGACTGGCCCGGTTGTTGACCAGCTATCAGACGATTGCAGGTGACTGGCGCTATCTGGTTGACTATGACCAGCGTCTGGCGGAAATTACTGCTGAACAGATCCGGGATGTCGCCCGCCAGCGGCTGACCGTTGAAAATCGCACCGTTGCGACGCTGGTGAAAGATGCAGGAGAAAAAGAATGAAACGGCTGCTTATTACCCTTGTTGTACTGCTTGTGCTTGCTGCGTGTCTGCCCGCAGCGTCTCCCGTCGATCCGCGCCAGCTGACTTTTGCTCCAATGGCATTTACTGTTCCACCGGTTGACCAGATAACCCTGCCGAACGGTATGCGTCTCTATCTGCGCGAAGATCACGAACTGCCGATGGTACGGATCAGCGGCATGTTTGACGGCGGAGCTCTCAGCGAACCGGATGACAAGGTTGGCCTGACCGACCTTTTCGGGAGTACTTTGCGCATCGGTGGTGCCGGGGAACGCGGTCCTGAAGAATTTGATCAGGCGCTGGAGGAGCTGGCCATCAACCTGTCGGCAAGTGTCGACAGTTACGCCACGAATTTCAGTCTTTCGGCCCGTGCCGCTGATCTGGAACCGGCCCTTGAGCTTCTCGCGGACATGGTACGACGGCCGCAATTCGCGCCGCAACGGATCGAAATTACGCGGCAGCAGATGCTCGAGGGCATCCGGCGGCGTAACGATCAGCCCGGTGCCGTGGCCAGCCGCCTGTTCCGCGAAACCCTCTATGCCGGCCATCCGTTCGGACGAACGCCGAGTGTCGCAAGCGTCACGGCCATCGAACGCGCTGATCTGCTTGCGTTTCAGCAACGATTTTTTCATCCGGACAATCTTTGGCTGGCGATTTCAGGTGACTTCGAGCGCGCCGATCTGCTCCGCAAGCTGACGGCGGTTTTTGGTGATTGGGCCACCGGAGCGCCAAAGAAGCAGGTTGTTCCAGCAGTTACCACCCAGGCACAAGGGCGGGTGTTAGTCACGGACAAAGACTTGCCGCAGACGACGGTGATGATCGGCGAACTCGGTATCCGCAAAGATAACCCGGATGTGTATGCCGTACAGGTAATGAACTTTATTCTTGGCGGCGGCGGGTTCAATTCACGGTTGATGCGTGAAATCCGTTCCAATCGTGGTCTGGCCTATTCCGTCTATTCCGGTTTTCGCCCCGGACGACGCTTGCCCGGTGTTTTTTATGCTGGCTGCGAAACGAAAAGTGCCTCAACCCTGGAGGCCATTGACCTGCTGCGTGCCGAACTGCGGTTGATGCGTGACCAGCCGGTCGGTAGTGAAGAATTGGTGCTGGCACAGGAAAGTTTGATCAATTCCTTTGTGTTCAGTTTTGATGATAGTCACGCGGTGGTTTCACAGTCGATGCAACTTGATTTTTATGACTATCCCCCCGACTACCTGTCGCGCTATCGGGAACGCATTGCCGCAGTGAGTATTACTGATGTGCAGCGGGTGGCGCAAACTTATTTACACCCCGATCAACAACTGCTGGTGCTGGTCGGCAAGGTGGATAGTTTTGATCGTGCGCCAGAGAGTTTGAATCTGCCAGTCACCAACGTGTCACTCGACTGAAGCAGTATCAGTTTCGTTCAAATCGCCATTGCAATTCCAAGCGATTGTGCTCTAATTAGTGTGCTAGCATTAATTTTTCAGTGCACCGAGGGAGATTCTTTCATGCAGACAGATGTTATTTTAATAATTGCGGTGGTGTTGGCGGCGGTGCTGGTTGCCTTTATTATTCCAACCCTCATTCAATTAAAAAAAACCCTGGCGAAAGTTGCTGACCTGACTGAGGATACGCGTTGCGAGTTGACGCCGATCCTGAGTGAATTGCGGACAACGACGGCACGCCTGAACCAGATGCTCGACCAGGCTGAGAAAGGGCTGGGGAAGGCACAGGGACTCTTTCAGGCGGTCGGGGAGATTGGCGACTCGGTACGCACGATGCACAATTTTGTCCGCTGTGATCTCAACAGACACCTGGGCAGTGCCGTCGGGGTGTGGATGGGGATCAGGGCCGCAGCAAAGGTTATCGCGAAAGAACGCGAGCGAAAGGAGTAGGGATATGTCTGATCATAATCACGGTGGTGCTTCATTGCTGGCTTTTCTGGCGGGGGCGGCGGTGGGTGGCGTTGCCGCGCTGTTACTGGCTCCTCGCAGTGGCGCTGAGACGCGGCAAAAGGTTCTCGATGCGGCGGAAGAGTTGAAAGTTCGGTCGCAGGCGCTCGTCACCGAGGCTGAAAACCGGGTACGTGAAGTTGTCGAGGAAGGAAAGGGGGTCCTTGATCAGAACAAGGAAGTTTTTCTTTCGGCGGTAGCGGCCGGGAAAGAAGCGTTCGAGAAGGTAAAACCGACAGCGGGGAAAAAATCCTGACAACGGTAAAATCGGGACCGGTTTGTTAGTTGTTCACAAAGCCGCCGGGGAAATCGTTCAGGTTTCTCTTGCGGCTTCGTGGTTCAGAAGATGACCTGTGCGGGTTTTTTTGTTTAATGGCGCACGGACCTCAACGAACTGCGTGATGAAAGCGATCATCGATGTTGAACGCGACTGAATTGTGCGAAAAAATCAAAAATTACTTTGATCGTTTGTTCTGCGAGGTCGATCATCAACAGTCCAGTAGGGTGCGACTGTTTTTTCTCCGTCAGATACAGATTGCCGTACTGGTTTTTCGCGATTTTTTTGCCGACCGATGCATGTTGCGCGCCTCGGCGTTGACCTATGCCACGTTGCTCTCGATCGTGCCGCTGCTGACATTGATGTTTTCGCTGTTAAAAGGCGTGGGGGCGCAGGAAACGCTGGGGCGTTTTTTGCTGAAACAACTGACGCTCGGCTCGGAAGAAATTGTTGCCGCGATTTTGCTCTATATCGATAATACCCGCTTTGGCCAGCTTGGCCTGGTCGGATTGGTGATCCTGGTGCTCACCGTTTTGATGCTTCTTTCCAATATCGAAGAGAGTTTCAATCATATCTGGGGGGTCAGGGAAACACGCTCGATCTTTCGGCGTTTTGCCGACTATTCTTCGGTCGTGATTGTCGGGCCGGTTTTTTTGCTGGCGGCAATTTCGATGACCACGACTCTGGAGAGCCAGCACCTGCTGAACTGGTTGCTCAATGTTGAGTATCTCGGCGACGCTCTGCTGGTTCTGTTCAACTATCTGCCTTATCTGGTCATGTGGGCGGCATTTACTTCGCTCTATATTTTTATGCCCAATATCAAGGTGCGCTTTCGTGCCGCACTGGTCGGCGGCATTGTCGGGGGAACCCTGTGGCAGTTCGCGCAGTGGCTATGTATCTACTTTCAGTTTGGTGTGGCGCGTTACAATGCCATTTACGGAGCGCTGGCGGCGTTGCCGATCTTTATGGTGTGGATTTATGTGTCCTGGTTGATTGTACTGCTGGGGCTGGAATTGACCTACGCCTGGCAAAATATGTCGATTATTCGCCTGGAAGTGCGCGGTGAAGCGCTCAGCTTCGCCAGCCGTGAAGTCGCTGCACTGACGATTTTACTGACGGTGGCCGATAATTTTCAACGCAGTTTGCCGCCGCTGACACTGGAGAATATTTGTCGGCGACTGGGCATCCCCCCGCGCCTGGGGCGTGAACTGTTGCGGATGCTGTGTGAGCTGGGGTTTCTTTCCGAAGTTCGCAAAGGGAACGAAGAGACGGCCTTTCTGCCGTTGTGTGACCCGGCAACGTTGTCTCTTGACGGGATCGTTAACGCGTTACGTCATGATGGTCTTGATTTTACCAAACTCGGCAAACGACCCGTCTGGGCGGTTGCGCGTAAATTGGAAGAGCAACTTGCCACGGTAGCACAGACAGCGTTTTTCGGGTTGACCCTGGAGACGCTGGCGCGCGAGTTGAACAGTGACGAGGATGATCAGTCTGTGGCCTGACAGGTATGGAGGGAGAGCTCTGCGTTGCTGCATTCTGCATAGGAATACTGCGTGATCCAGTCCCCCACGACCAGCCATTCCCCCCCCGCTACCTGTCCTCGACACGGATTGTGAAAGTGCCCGGTAACCACGACATCCGCCCCGTTGCTGCATTGCTTGCGGGTGTACGGTTCAATAAACTGACGCGGGTCGCGCGGAGTGAAATCCGGTTGCTGGTAGCGGTCACTGCGCAGGCTCCAGCGGTAGCCAAGCTGCCAGGTCAAATCCGGTGGCAGCAGCGACTGGATGGCGCGCCGCAGCGGACTGCGCAGCAGGCGGCGCAACAGGCGATAACCAATGTCGGCGGGATCAAGCAAATCACCGTGTGTGAGATGGAAGGTGCGACCGTCAAGCGTAATCTCTGCACTGTTCGGAATCAGTTGACACTTGAGGACGTCGCTGAAATACGGGCCAGGGTCGAAATCGTGATTGCCCTCGACGAAGATCAGCTGTGTCCCCGATGTTTGAAGTTTGTTCAAGGCGTCAAGTAGCGGGATGTAATGTGCAAAGACCACATGGCGATAACCGGCCCAGAATTCGAAAATATCTCCCAACATCACCAAGGTTGTTGTATTGCCGCGCAACGTATTGAGAAAAGACACCAGCCGGCGGTAATTTTCGTCGGCAGGATCACGCAGGTGGGCATCGGCGATAAATATGTGGCGCATGGTTGTTGTCATTAGCGGCGACCGGAGATTAACGACACTGACTCATCCAAAACGGCATGAAGAGATAGTCGAGTTTGTCGAGGAAGGTTTTTAATGCGTACGGCAGAATCTGCGCGTGAATGTCGAGCAGTACCAGGGCGTTCAAGGCCGAGTCCGTTTTTGTCGCGGCGCGCAGACGAGCGGCAACCGAGAGGTTGATCGTTTTAATCTCTTCATAAATTGCTTCAAGTCCGCTGAGGTCGAAGTCAGGTTCGTGTCCCTGGCGCTGGCGCAGATATTGTCCGAGAAGGTAGGTTCCGGTGGAACGGAAGAGCGTTTCTTCCTGGGTGGCAAAAGGGAGGTGAAAACGCGCCATCGGTCTGAAAAAATCCATATGTGGACAGCCGCTGGTAGCGAAGATCAGGCCCATCATGGCGCTGATTGCCATTTCTGCTTTGGTGTGAACCGATATCTTTCGTTCACTGGTGACGACTTCAACATCAACTTCGTCGTACGAAATCAGTTTATTGCAGGAGGGTAAAATCTGTACCAGATGTGCCGCCACTGGACAGATCGCTGAGGTTTGCGCATCAAGAGTACAGTTGGGGCATTGGTGAAAACCAAGCATGGTCCAGGAAGGCAGTGGCCTGGGCAGCTCATTGAGCAGGTTAAGCTGCTCCGCGTCAATGCAAAGCTCCACCGTTGTCGCAGAATGATCCGGCAAGGTGAAATGATAAATGATCTCGAACGATGCAGCATTCATAGCTGTCTCCGCGGTGCAAGAACGTGTAATTTTAATCGGCTGATCAGCACTTTAACCTAGCTTCGTCCCCTCGTCAAGATTGGTGAGAGGGGGAAGAACAGAAACGAATCGGTAGACAAAACGGGTGCTGCGCGATATTCTGCAATACTTGTTTGTTTCTACTTTGCCAGGAAGGGACCGACGGTATGAATGCGGCGGCCATCATCTACTCTTCACGTCGAATGATTTTGCTCCTGCTTTATCTTGTGTGCACGGCTTTTCCCGTCTTTGCCGGGCATCATGGTGAGGTGAACGTTCTGCTCTTGCATTCGTACCATGCGGAGCTGCAATGGACTGCCGATATTGAGACGGGGTTCCGCAAGGCGTTTGCCGCTGCGGGGCAGGCGGTTAACTTGCACACCGAATTCCTTGACGCCAAGCGCTTCCAGCTTGATCCGGAAATGCAATCCCATCTCGATCGTCTGTTGAGTTACAAACTGAATCAGCTGCAATTTGATCTGGTCATGCTCTCCGATAACGATGCCTTTAATTTTTCCCTCAATCATCGTTCCGATCTGTTACGCGACAAGCCGATTGTTTTCTGTGGTGTCAACGGTTTTACCCCGCAGCTCATTGCCGGTGTCAGCGCTATAACCGGGGTTGCGGAATCTCCGCAGGCCGCAGCCACGCTGGCGCTGGCCCAGGGCTTTCATCCTGATCTGGAAGAAGTGATTGTGATCGGCAGTGAAAAGAGCGTCACCGGTCGCTTGAATTATGCCCTGTTTCTGGAGTTGGCACCGGATTTCCCCGCGCTGCGCTTCAGCTACTGGAACGACCTGCCGCTGGAAATTTTGCGTGAGCGTCTCGCCACGCTGGGGGGGGGACGGATTCTTTATCTCAATAGTGTGATCAGTGATCGTTCCGGTCGCATTTACTCCTTTGAAGAGACCGCCGATCATCTGCGCGATGCAACACTTCTTCCGCTCTACGGCTCGTGGGATTTTTTTCTCGGGCATGGCATTGTTGGTGGCAAGCTGATCAATGGTGAAGCACAGGGGAAGATGGCGGCACAACAGGCCATTGAAATTTTACGCGGTGCCCGGCCTGAGGATTTACCGGTAATTTACGCCGAGGGGGCCCGCTATCTTTTTGATGATCGTGAGTTACGGCGGTTTAATATTTCGGCATCGTTGTTGCCGAAGGGAAGCGAGGTGCGCTTTGGTCCGTCCTCAATCTATAAAATCGATAAAAAATATCTGTTAGCTTCTACTGTTGCATTTACCATTCTGGCGACGACGACCATTCTCCTCGTCTTGAATATCCTCTATCGACGACGCTCGGAGAAGGCCTTGCGTTCGAGCCAGAGCTTGTTGAAATCATTTTGTGATGCGTTGCCGGATCTGGCGTTCATTGTCGATGAGCACGGCACTATTGTGACGGTTTTATCTGTTAATAGCGAACTGTCATACGTCAACATTGGTGAAATTACGGGGCGTTCCCTGACGGAGATTTTCCCCCCGTTTATGGCGGCTCTTTTCCAAAGCAAGCTGGATGATGCGCTGAACGCTGCAGGTTTAATCGTGTTTGAATACCCTTTGACCGTTCCGGCGGGTGAAAAATATTTTGAGGCGCGAATCATGCCGATGCCTGAAATCAAGGAGCAGGCGCGCATGCTGGTCTGGATTGCGCGGGATATTACCGAGCGGCGTGAGTCGGAGGTTCGTCTTGAAGAACGGGCACGTTTGGCCGACCTGGAAGCGGAAATTGGTATCGCACTGGCCGAAGGAAGAATCATGGAAACAACGTTCGATCGATGCTGCGCCGCGCTTATTGATTACTCCGGCGCGGTTTTCGGACGTTTCTGGGATTTTAATGCTACTGATAATGACTTGCAGCTCAGGTGCAGTGTCGGGCATTCACGTTATCTTGACGGAGCCCCAGCGCGACTTTCCGTTGATCAGTTGAAAATCGACGACGTCATCAAGGGCCAACGCCCTTACTTGACGAACGCTGCAATGAGTGATGCGTTGATCAGCGATCCCGACTGGATACGGGAGCAGGGGATCGTTGCTTACGCCGGGTTTCCGCTTTTGGTAAAAGGGGAGCTGGTGGGTGCGGTTGCCCTGTTTTTCAGCGAGAAGGTGAGCAAGTCTACCTTTGAGGTGATTGG containing:
- a CDS encoding UDP-2,3-diacylglucosamine diphosphatase encodes the protein MRHIFIADAHLRDPADENYRRLVSFLNTLRGNTTTLVMLGDIFEFWAGYRHVVFAHYIPLLDALNKLQTSGTQLIFVEGNHDFDPGPYFSDVLKCQLIPNSAEITLDGRTFHLTHGDLLDPADIGYRLLRRLLRSPLRRAIQSLLPPDLTWQLGYRWSLRSDRYQQPDFTPRDPRQFIEPYTRKQCSNGADVVVTGHFHNPCRGQVAGGEWLVVGDWITQYSYAECSNAELSLHTCQATD
- a CDS encoding YihY/virulence factor BrkB family protein gives rise to the protein MLNATELCEKIKNYFDRLFCEVDHQQSSRVRLFFLRQIQIAVLVFRDFFADRCMLRASALTYATLLSIVPLLTLMFSLLKGVGAQETLGRFLLKQLTLGSEEIVAAILLYIDNTRFGQLGLVGLVILVLTVLMLLSNIEESFNHIWGVRETRSIFRRFADYSSVVIVGPVFLLAAISMTTTLESQHLLNWLLNVEYLGDALLVLFNYLPYLVMWAAFTSLYIFMPNIKVRFRAALVGGIVGGTLWQFAQWLCIYFQFGVARYNAIYGALAALPIFMVWIYVSWLIVLLGLELTYAWQNMSIIRLEVRGEALSFASREVAALTILLTVADNFQRSLPPLTLENICRRLGIPPRLGRELLRMLCELGFLSEVRKGNEETAFLPLCDPATLSLDGIVNALRHDGLDFTKLGKRPVWAVARKLEEQLATVAQTAFFGLTLETLARELNSDEDDQSVA
- a CDS encoding insulinase family protein, with product MKRLLITLVVLLVLAACLPAASPVDPRQLTFAPMAFTVPPVDQITLPNGMRLYLREDHELPMVRISGMFDGGALSEPDDKVGLTDLFGSTLRIGGAGERGPEEFDQALEELAINLSASVDSYATNFSLSARAADLEPALELLADMVRRPQFAPQRIEITRQQMLEGIRRRNDQPGAVASRLFRETLYAGHPFGRTPSVASVTAIERADLLAFQQRFFHPDNLWLAISGDFERADLLRKLTAVFGDWATGAPKKQVVPAVTTQAQGRVLVTDKDLPQTTVMIGELGIRKDNPDVYAVQVMNFILGGGGFNSRLMREIRSNRGLAYSVYSGFRPGRRLPGVFYAGCETKSASTLEAIDLLRAELRLMRDQPVGSEELVLAQESLINSFVFSFDDSHAVVSQSMQLDFYDYPPDYLSRYRERIAAVSITDVQRVAQTYLHPDQQLLVLVGKVDSFDRAPESLNLPVTNVSLD
- a CDS encoding PAS domain-containing protein encodes the protein MNAAAIIYSSRRMILLLLYLVCTAFPVFAGHHGEVNVLLLHSYHAELQWTADIETGFRKAFAAAGQAVNLHTEFLDAKRFQLDPEMQSHLDRLLSYKLNQLQFDLVMLSDNDAFNFSLNHRSDLLRDKPIVFCGVNGFTPQLIAGVSAITGVAESPQAAATLALAQGFHPDLEEVIVIGSEKSVTGRLNYALFLELAPDFPALRFSYWNDLPLEILRERLATLGGGRILYLNSVISDRSGRIYSFEETADHLRDATLLPLYGSWDFFLGHGIVGGKLINGEAQGKMAAQQAIEILRGARPEDLPVIYAEGARYLFDDRELRRFNISASLLPKGSEVRFGPSSIYKIDKKYLLASTVAFTILATTTILLVLNILYRRRSEKALRSSQSLLKSFCDALPDLAFIVDEHGTIVTVLSVNSELSYVNIGEITGRSLTEIFPPFMAALFQSKLDDALNAAGLIVFEYPLTVPAGEKYFEARIMPMPEIKEQARMLVWIARDITERRESEVRLEERARLADLEAEIGIALAEGRIMETTFDRCCAALIDYSGAVFGRFWDFNATDNDLQLRCSVGHSRYLDGAPARLSVDQLKIDDVIKGQRPYLTNAAMSDALISDPDWIREQGIVAYAGFPLLVKGELVGAVALFFSEKVSKSTFEVIGSVMNKLAIGLARFHTEAQLLVALNDVSQSRERLDTILRSVADGLIVTDTTNHVVMINRAAERLIGAMSSEVVGQSIETVLSDTSILGGLTSVLLGEKPFLTIVVEMEGGERDEACLVEARIAPVRRKSGNYSGAVTILRDVTREREIDRMKSEFVSIAAHELRTPLTTVLGYAELLLNEADTDGFDREQKREFLGYIYDKGEILKRIIDDMLDLGRIESRRPIILEKSDCEMVQLMRSTLEHLRKENPRYRFAMDCHSDGLVINIDQQKISQVFDNVLSNAVKYSPAGGLINVVGKVEGEVLLISVTDQGIGMTAGQMARAFEKFYRADSSDTAVGGLGLGLSICKNIVEAHGGKIWMESAPGEGTTVHFSLPLT
- a CDS encoding DUF948 domain-containing protein, which translates into the protein MQTDVILIIAVVLAAVLVAFIIPTLIQLKKTLAKVADLTEDTRCELTPILSELRTTTARLNQMLDQAEKGLGKAQGLFQAVGEIGDSVRTMHNFVRCDLNRHLGSAVGVWMGIRAAAKVIAKERERKE
- a CDS encoding insulinase family protein; the protein is MLKMCRIGAMAVVLLLGGLSLATAATLAEKVREFNFANGLTLLVVERHDVPTISAYMTIGIGSVDETSAERGVAHLLEHMLFKGTKTLGTTDYAKEKPLLEKIEAVGEQLDRLRRDPRSDPQKVAALADQRSQLQREHKKYVVKDEFSRIYAENGGVGYNAFTSTDLTTYMISLPSNKIELWAAIESDRMKQPVLREFYTERDVILEERRRSYESNPERLLYSTLVNSAYAMHPYGQPIIGWESDVRGLTPEKTRNFLRHYYAPINTVIALVGDIEAEYARALVDDYFGTIPSGTPIPPVAALEPEQRGEKRVNVRFDAEPQVKIAFHKETLPAAEDYVFDLIDAILSQGRLSRLYQSLVLEQQLVTSVATYGAPGSRYPNLFVISATPRYPHTAAEVEAAIYRELQRLKEELVPAAELERVKRRLEVDQLRHLQSNSGLARLLTSYQTIAGDWRYLVDYDQRLAEITAEQIRDVARQRLTVENRTVATLVKDAGEKE
- a CDS encoding YtxH domain-containing protein: MSDHNHGGASLLAFLAGAAVGGVAALLLAPRSGAETRQKVLDAAEELKVRSQALVTEAENRVREVVEEGKGVLDQNKEVFLSAVAAGKEAFEKVKPTAGKKS